One genomic segment of Suncus etruscus isolate mSunEtr1 chromosome 15, mSunEtr1.pri.cur, whole genome shotgun sequence includes these proteins:
- the UFSP1 gene encoding inactive Ufm1-specific protease 1: MGDKPPGFRGSRDWIGCVEACLCLDYFGGPRGRLCHVPRGAGLRDQLETLHGHFAGGGGPVMVGGDADARSKALLGVCLGPGPQASVLVLDPHCWGTPSSPRELQTAGWVGWQEAGTAFDPTSFYNLCLTSAVPD, translated from the coding sequence ATGGGCGACAAGCCGCCCGGCTTCCGCGGCTCCCGGGACTGGATCGGCTGCGTGGAGGCCTGCCTCTGCCTCGACTACTTCGGGGGGCCCCGGGGGCGCCTGTGCCACGTGCCCCGGGGGGCCGGGCTGCGGGACCAGCTGGAGACGCTGCACGGGCACTTTGCGGGCGGCGGGGGCCCCGTGATGGTGGGCGGCGATGCGGACGCCCGGTCCAAGGCCTTGCTGGGCGTGTGCCTGGGCCCAGGCCCCCAGGCGTCGGTCCTGGTCCTGGACCCTCACTGCTGGGGGACTCCGAGCAGCCCCCGAGAACTGCAGACCGCTGGGTGGGTGGGCTGGCAGGAAGCCGGCACAGCCTTCGACCCCACCTCATTCTACAACCTGTGCCTGACCAGCGCAGTCCCAGACTGA
- the ACHE gene encoding acetylcholinesterase gives MRPPSFQVSPLLLLFLLLLFLLEGGVESLEDPELLVTVSGGRLRGVRLMAPGGPVSAFLGIPFGEPPVGPRRFLPPEPKRPWSGVLDATAFQNVCYQFVDNQYPGFEGSEMWNPNRELSEDCLYLNVWTPYPRPTSPAPVLVWIYGGGFYSGAASLDVYDGRFLVQAEGAVLVSMNYRVGAFGFLALPGSREAPGNVGLLDQRLALQWVQENIAAFGGDPTSVTLFGESAGGASVGMHLLSAPSRGLFHRVVMQSGSPNGPWASVSPGEARRRATLLARLLGCPMGAAGANDTELVACLRGQPAKKLVDFEWHVLPQDSVFRFSFVPVLDGDFLSDTPEALLEAGDFSNLQVLAGVVKDEGSYFLVYGAPGFSKDNESLISRAQFLSGVRFGVPQASDLAAEAVVLHYTDWLHPEEPKLLRDALSEVVGDHNVVCPVAHLAGRLAARGAQVYAYLFEHRASTLSWPLWMGVPHGYEIEFVFGLPLKPGLNYTTEEKTLARRMMRYWANFARTGNPSSPPDPKDSQWPQYSGDTQQYVSLNLRPLEVRQGLHAQACAFWNRFLPKLLSATDTLDEAERQWKAEFHRWSSYMVHWKNQFDHYSKQDRCSDL, from the exons ATGAGGCCCCCATCGTTTCAGGTCTCcccactcctcctcctcttccttctcctcctctttctcttggAAGGAGGGGTGGAGAGCCTGGAAGACCCAGAGCTGCTGGTGACTGTCAGCGGGGGGCGGCTGCGGGGTGTCCGGCTGATGGCCCCCGGAGGCCCCGTCTCAGCCTTTCTGGGCATCCCCTTCGGTGAGCCGCCTGTGGGTCCCCGCCGCTTCCTGCCACCCGAGCCCAAACGACCTTGGTCCGGGGTGCTTGACGCCACGGCCTTCCAGAATGTCTGCTACCAGTTCGTGGACAATCAGTACCCCGGCTTCGAGGGCAGTGAGATGTGGAACCCCAACCGTGAGCTGAGTGAAGATTGCCTCTACCTCAACGTGTGGACGCCGTACCCTCGGCCCACCAGCCCGGCCCCAGTCCTCGTCTGGATCTATGGCGGTGGGTTCTACAGTGGTGCCGCATCGCTCGACGTGTATGACGGCCGCTTCCTGGTCCAGGCTGAGGGTGCCGTGCTGGTGTCCATGAACTACAGGGTGGGCGCCTTCGGCTTCTTGGCCCTGCCTGGCAGCCGTGAGGCACCGGGCAATGTGGGGCTGTTGGATCAGCGGCTGGCACTGCAGTGGGTGCAGGAAAACATAGCGGCCTTCGGGGGGGACCCCACGTCAGTGACGCTGTTCGGGGAGAGTGCAGGAGGCGCATCGGTGGGCATGCATCTGCTGTCAGCCCCCAGCCGGGGCCTGTTCCACCGGGTGGTGATGCAGAGCGGGTCGCCCAATGGGCCTTGGGCCTCAGTGAGCCCCGGGGAAGCACGGCGCCGGGCCACGCTGCTGGCCCGCCTGCTGGGGTGCCCTATGGGGGCAGCAGGTGCCAACGACACTGAGCTGGTTGCCTGCCTACGGGGGCAGCCAGCCAAAAAGCTGGTGGACTTCGAGTGGCATGTGCTGCCCCAGGACAGCGTCTTCCGCTTCTCCTTCGTGCCCGTGTTGGACGGGGACTTCCTCAGTGACACCCCAGAGGCCCTCCTGGAGGCAGGTGACTTCAGCAACCTGCAG GTGCTAGCTGGTGTGGTGAAGGACGAAGGTTCCTATTTTCTGGTTTACGGGGCCCCAGGCTTCAGCAAAGACAACGAGTCCCTCATCAGCCGGGCTCAATTCCTGTCGGGAGTACGGTTCGGGGTCCCCCAAGCAAGTGACCTGGCTGCCGAGGCTGTGGTCCTACATTACACGGACTGGCTGCACCCCGAAGAACCAAAGCTCCTGCGAGACGCCTTGAGCGAGGTGGTGGGCGACCACAATGTTGTGTGTCCTGTGGCGCACCTGGCTGGGCGGCTGGCCGCCCGGGGGGCACAGGTCTATGCCTACCTGTTCGAACACCGCGCCTCCACACTCTCCTGGCCCCTCTGGATGGGGGTTCCCCATGGCTATGAGATCGAGTTCGTTTTTGGGCTCCCCCTGAAACCTGGGTTGAACTACACCACAGAGGAGAAAACCTTGGCCCGGCGCATGATGAGATACTGGGCCAACTTCGCTCGCACAGG GAACCCCAGTAGTCCCCCGGACCCTAAAGACTCGCAGTGGCCGCAATACTCTGGGGACACGCAGCAGTACGTGAGCCTGAACCTGAGGCCGCTGGAAGTTCGGCAGGGGCTGCACGCACAAGCCTGCGCCTTCTGGAACCGCTTCCTCCCCAAGCTGCTCAGTGCCACGG ACACGCTGGACGAGGCGGAGCGCCAGTGGAAGGCCGAGTTCCACCGCTGGAGCTCCTACATGGTGCACTGGAAGAACCAGTTCGACCACTACAGCAAGCAGGACCGCTGCTCCGACCTGTGA